TGCTGGTACTAGAGTCCCCATTGATCCCAGTCAAGAGGCAGGCAGCGGTatggtgggagctgcagggcttaGAGCAGGCAGGGACCCTTGGGAAGCACAGGATGCTGGTGAGACTGACAGTGTGGCCAAGCCCAAGGACTCCTGGGTTGTGTCCTGATCTGGGACAGACCAAGGTGATAAAGGTGGGATGGTCAAGGTGCTTGTGTTCGTTCCTGGCTCCTGGCACACTGATTTCAGGGCAGTCGTCCCATCTGTGCCTTGGTTTTCCCACACCCTATACAGCAGAACAGCAACCCAACAGCCAGCCATGCCTGTCATCCGTAGGGCAGCTCACCCCACTGGGACACCAGGGTCAGAACTGAGCCAGGTCAGCCTAGGGACACACTGGCAAGGCACAGTTCACCAAGCAGCAGCTCACATCATATGGAAAGAAGGCTTCCCATCGCAAACCACAAGCCAGCAGACTAGAAAGTTTTTGAGATCTGCCTGGGCTGAGTGCTCATTCTCCAGCCACCATTTTGTATGGCTCAGCCCTGGAAGGGAGAAGGTGCGTGAGAGCTCTGTTTGCAACAAGCTCAGTTCAGCAGCAGTGAAGCATGGAGCCTGGTCACCACGCAGCAGGCTGCCTGGACACTTGCAGACTGGAGCGGCAGCTCTCACCTCTGTACACAGCCCCTGTGCAGGCCTGGGGCACGCGGAGGGCAGTATTGCAGGGAAACTGCTTCCCCAGGATCTGCGAGTAGCTTGTTCAAAGCTAAGGCTGGGTTCTTCTGATCAAGACACCACATTtccccagggcaggagcagaagagGTGAAGGAGATGGAGAAGGGGATATTTTGATGCCTCTCCTTTATGTGGTGCTCTGCAGTTTGCAGGAGTTCATGTCTCCCGTTCTCCTCATGCTCAGCACTGGGACGCAATGAAAGGGGCTGTCATGTTTCCCCAAGAGCTGGGATGAGCAAAACTTGCTTCTGCCAGCCACGGGGATCGTAGGAGGACAAGACGAGCTCTAATCTGTCCAATTCACAAAACAGGTTTTTGACAGAACTCAGGATCCACCCAGCCTTCTGCCAACTAATTccttcccagcagagcagcttgtCAGTGTTTGTGTCCCAGTGGCACCAAGTCATCCCACCACCAGCTCTGTGATCAGGGAAGTTCAGGGTCAGTCTCCATTTAGTGGTGTGGCTGTGGGCGCCCTGACACAGGAGGAGCCAGGCCAAAGGCAGCTGAACCCATACGCATACCCCACAGGAGAATCGCCTCTGCGTCCACCAGCCAAATCACACATACTGCCTTTGCCTGCTCTGTGCAATTCGTGGACGTCTGGCTGTTTCCATTCCAGCTCAAAGCCCAGTCACAAGGGAGCTTGGAGGAGCTGAGGTGTCTGCAGCTCATcaaccagcagcaggagggctccAACTTGGAGGAGCTAATCAGCAACCAGCCTTGCCTCAAGCTGGCCAACACCATCAAAGCCTATGTGGCCATGGTGAGCACGggcctgtggggctggggagggtgggACACACAACAGGAGGGCTCCTGCTTGCCTCCCTGCATCAGTTTCCCCATCCGTCTCACAAGGGGGTGGCAGAGGCTTGATTTAAGTGGGATCGGAGGAGTGCAGCTGCACGCCAGGCCCTCTGCAGATCTCTGCATCGAGGAGCTGGTAGAGTCCAAAGGCACAGTGTGAAAGATGGAAAAGCCTGGAAAAGatgtgaggagctggggagcaggaaaTGTCCTTTGCATCTTTAAACCATggggctgtttttcttctctaacGGTTCAGGTGACGGAGAACATGATCCACAGGAGCGTGAAGGGTGAGTTCGTCCTGGCTGAGCACCTGGGGCAGGAGATGGGGCTCCGCTCCCTGGGGACTGGTGCTGCCAAGCAAGGATCTGTTTGCTCACACCCAAACTGCACAGACGGAGCCACAGCCCACGTGTGCACCGTTCAGCGTGTGGCCAGGGATGCCAGCAAGCTGGGCTGCTCGGTTGCTCCTGGGGCAAACTCCACCAGGCAGGGCACCGCGGCTGTGAGCTGGGGTGGGACAGGGGGGCGCAGACTGTCCCGCTGGGTGGGGAAAGGGCTTACATCCCTCGACACAGGTTGGAGGGACAGCTGTGTCTGATTGGAGCCTGGGGAAGCAGGGCCCGTCTACCACAGGGACAGCACCGAATGTTAGATAATAATTGACCAGACATTTCCACTCCCAAGTAAACTCCCCCTTTGTAGGGTCAGTGGGGCATTGGCCAGTTTTTTCTGGTCGCTAAGGACGTGCTCTGGTGGCATGGGTCTGGGGGTCCCCATGCACTCTGGCCTCTATAGCCATTCGTCTCTTTCCTCACAGAGGCCCGGAAGAGCTACTTCAATACCTCGGAGGGACAGGTTCCTCCCAAAACACCTGGCAAACCCTCAGCACATCTCACCCTCCGCCCgcagagcctggccctggaTGGTGAGTTGGGGGAGGCTAGCAGGGCACTGGAGAGTTTCCAAGGTGGGAACAGGGAGGGGATCTCACCCGAAGGGCAGGGGGCTCAGCACGGGAGGTTGCGTTTGGTGGCAGGTGGGGAGATGTTTCTCCTctccagaatcacagaatggtcgaggttggaagggacctctgaagatcatctagtccaacccccctgccaagcaggatcacctatagagcacattgcacaggtGTCCAGTCCAAGGCCACACTCTCTACCCCCACTCCAGGCTGCATGACCGTAAGAGAGTGAAAGGGCcaccccctcccttcctcctgaCCCTGAAGGATGCTTCCCAGCGCAGTGCACTCCCCTTGGTGacccttccttctccccaggaATCTCCAAGCGCTTTGGGAACCTCTCCCAATCCTGCCGCCATGCCATTGCTCGCTGGGAAGACAGCACCATCCACTCCCACCTGCAGAACATCACGTACCGGGATGGCCGGCTACGGGTCAACCAAGCGGGCAAGTACTACGTCTACTCCCAGATCTACTTCCGCTACCGCAGCGAGGGGGCCGAGGGGGCCAGCACCCGCATCTCCGTCCCCCAGCTCGTGCAGTGCATCAACTGGAAGACATCCTACAGCCAGCCCATCCTCCTGCTCAAAGGGGTCGGCACCAAGTGCTGGGCACCCGAGGCAGACTACGGCCTCCACGCTCTCTACCAGGGGGGACTGTTTGAACTCAAGGCCGGCGATGAGCTCTTTGTCTCGGTCTCCTCGCTGGCCATTGACTACAACGATGCAGCAGCCAGCTATTTTGGGGCCTTCCAGCTCGACCTGTGACAGCCTCCTCATCCTCACGCCTCCCCTGTGCTCCTGCTCTATCGACTCTTCTGTGCGGCCCAGGGTGGCAGCTgtttgagctgctgctgaatgcaGCTCCCACATGGCCGGGGGGGCCTGGTGCAGCGTCGTTCCCTGCGTGTGTTGTGCCTTGTGGGTGtctgctgg
This window of the Cygnus atratus isolate AKBS03 ecotype Queensland, Australia chromosome 13, CAtr_DNAZoo_HiC_assembly, whole genome shotgun sequence genome carries:
- the LOC118245347 gene encoding tumor necrosis factor ligand superfamily member 10-like; amino-acid sequence: MAPQQPRAGPYGRSDSGGSEARMLADGPGGGPRGGRRRRCGPLWGSVAVMAIVALQIASTTGLFVYFTMAISKLKAQSQGSLEELRCLQLINQQQEGSNLEELISNQPCLKLANTIKAYVAMVTENMIHRSVKEARKSYFNTSEGQVPPKTPGKPSAHLTLRPQSLALDGISKRFGNLSQSCRHAIARWEDSTIHSHLQNITYRDGRLRVNQAGKYYVYSQIYFRYRSEGAEGASTRISVPQLVQCINWKTSYSQPILLLKGVGTKCWAPEADYGLHALYQGGLFELKAGDELFVSVSSLAIDYNDAAASYFGAFQLDL